The Apium graveolens cultivar Ventura chromosome 10, ASM990537v1, whole genome shotgun sequence nucleotide sequence AACATGAATTCATTCACCTATTTGGTAGATTAAGGACTGCTATTGTCTCACTATTTAACCGCTTTTATTATGATTGCCTCTTGATGAAAAGAATAGATGTTTTCTAATAAGCTTGCTGTTTTGTGATTCTTTATCTTTGTACCTCTTGTGTATACTTCTCAAATGTTGAAAACTATGTAAGTTAGCTACCTAACACCAACTGTGTATTTGCCTGTAGTTACTGAACTTGCTGAAGGAGAGTCGACAAGAAACATTGTGCAGATAATATGCATATCGAGCATGCTAAAATCCAACAACTTAGATTGCGATATTGAAAGAATTCTGAAGGTTCACAATCTGCAAAAAACTATTAATAAATTTGAAGAATACAGAGAAAGGGTGAAACTAAAAGCAAGTGAACTATCAAAGGAACATCCCCGCTGTCTTGCTGATGGAAATgagctattaagatttcatggtACAACTATCGGTTGCTTACTTGGTATCAATGGATCATCTAGCCTTTGCTTGTCTGAAAGCTGTGGTGTGTGTCAAATCCTAAGAAACGGGTTTTTATCTGATAAGGACGAAGACGATGATTGTGCAGGCGTTTTTACTGCGTCTAGCAGTGAAAAGGCCTTGGCATCGGTTAATATGGTTGAAAGTAACAATGTTGACTCAAGGAAGGCTTTGATTGTATGCAGAGTGATCGGAGGCATGGTGCATATCCCTTTGGAGAATATTGAAGaaacggatgatcaacaagagTTCGATTCATTGGCTGGCAAAGAAGACCTCGACTCTAATATCCAGGAACTTTACATAATGAATCCTAGAGCAATCCTTCCTTGCTTTGTGATCATCTGCAAGCCGTAAGTTACAATTATTTGTTAGAATACCTCTGAATTCAATTCTTGGTATTATGGATTGCATTACTTAAACATATTAGCTAATTATTTATAGGCCTTTTTCAGTATCCAGTTTATGCTTATAAcattttgaaattcaaaatcaGTTTTGGCTTTGCAAAAGTTCTGTCCCAGGCTGCCTATCTCATCACGAAACCActtgaaaagaaaatcttatgAAACTTCCCCTTTATCGAAAAACAATTCCTTTTCAAAATTGTTAAGAAGTGAACCGAAAGAAAGCTATTTTGTCAATTCTATCACTACTTTGCAAATTGCACTGACCAACTTTTTCTAAAGACACAAACCGAAAGATTTGCTTTTTGTTTAATGATAATATTGCCACTTTATAAAGAACCAACCATTACTAGTAAACTTTCATTCCATTTACTCAGATAACATAATTACAATCATAGACCTATTTACAAATCATACTACTATTAAGGTCCCCACTATCCACTATGCATAATAAAGTAGACCTCCCACTATGAATGTGCATAGCTCACTAACAACTACACCCACCATTGAAACAAAAAGCAGATCATATAAAGAAAGCTTTGACAATATATTTTGTGCTTGAATCTGGCAAAAGATGTGGATGGTGGGCTTCAATTATTTTGAGCCAGGCATCAAATCCTGTCTCGAATAAAGTCAATGCATAGGAAACAGAAGGATGAAGGTGGAAATTTGACATCTGACCATAGTTGCGATTGACTGTTTCAACTAGGAAAATTAGTGGGATTACGGTTTATAACGAAGGGTTAGCTTCAGGTTTAACATGTGTGGTGGTGCTATCTGGTGGTTGAGTGTGGTAGATAGCCGTGGCGAGTGAGATGGGCATTATGCAAAGTGCCTTGGATTGAAGAAACTGCATGGCTGCCCCAACATTTTCGTCCATAAGCTTAGCCACCTGTTGCTCCGTGCCATCATTTGACCATTTCTCCCAGGCTGGTTGGTTTCCTCCACTTTCACTACCTTCTTCCTGAACAAAATGATTCACAATCACAAAAAATCTAAGAAGACGGATAAAATTTCCAAAGGAAACATTAAAAATAACTATTACCTCAACTGAGGAGATTGGAGTGTCAGTAAAAAGTGGTGCCACGGCACCAGCACCTCCCAGTCTACTCATGCTCAGCACCTGTAAATTTGATGAACTAAGTATAAAAAAAAACACAACTAGAAAGCCGGCTCAGCTTGAATGTGAGCCTTGGAATAAAAATCGTTTGCTTACCCTTTCTACTGTCATTTTAATGACGCTGATTGCATGGAAACATCACTTGTAACTTTTTAACTTGGATTTTGTGCATTGTGCTTTAATCTAAGAAAGTAAATTCAGTACATTTTGTGGTAAATGATGGAAGGACTAATATAGAGACCAATTGAGTGCATCAGCACTTCCACTACTTGTGCAACTTTGCAATGGACCTGATTAAAAGAACTTTCATATCGATTAAACCTCACTAAATGAGGGCCCAAGGAGTTGACATGTACATACAATTAAACAGCTGGTAAGATTCTGGCACCAGCTTCAGTATGATTTAGTGCGTTAGGAGACATTAAAATGTAGGCAAATAGATTCAAACAAAACATTTCTCCATAGTGTATAACAGATCCTCGTTGGCAACAATGGTTAAATCTCTAGATTTGGTTCATCACTAAAAGTCATATTAGTGGAATAAGGATATCAACAATATCTGAATTTACCTTAACCTGAAGCCTCAGAAACTTTACATAATCCACAATTTCATCAAGCATCACAGCTCTATCGGTCTGCACAATAGGAAAAAAGAGTTTTTCTAGTAGTTTACATGGGGATGAGCCAACAGCAggttttttaataataaaatcaaaCTTGTGTACAAACTTGTGGTTACTGAGTACGACTAAAGAAATTTATTTACAACTACATATAAATGATAATCTGACTGTTGGAGTCAAGTAAGAATCACTCGCAATGAAAACAATACATGGCACGCGAATTTAAACAAATCATTAGACTTTGATATCTGATATGTATTTGCTGCTGGAATTACATCTGCATACCTTGAATTTCATCTACATTGTCGAAGACAGAGGCTTGACTAAATGTACAAGAAGATTACTTATTGATTAGATAGATTATAATAGTATCAGTAGCATGAATGTTATATGCTTACATTATTGCTTAAGCAAAGGTAACACCGTGAAAAAACTAAGAGTCACAAAATTACTAAATAGAGGAGATTCAGACCTTATTCACACTAGGGACAAGTTCTTGTAATGCCCTAATTCTTTCTGCTATTCTTTCTCTGCGCAACTGCACCAATAGAATAATATGAGCAGTGATATCCACACACAAATACATAAGAGAAAATATCATTTAAGAACTACTCATCACCCACAAACCTACTGAAGCAAAAATAATAGCTAATCTGCATGTGATGTCAGAAATCTGTTGTTTGTAGGAGGGTGACTAGTGAGGACACCAGCCATTTAAATATATTTTCGAGAAGTAGATGTGAGATAAGAGAAATTCAAAGAACCTACTATCACACAAAAATTCGACTAGTGATAGATAGTTATCTACACTTCTAGGTGAAAGGAAGATGAGAACTGTGTATTAGAAAAGGGATAGCACATGTCTGTCTCATGCTTGTTTtcatttaaatttataatttaaaacaatCTTGACTCATGAGCCAAGCCTCATAAAGAACAATTCTTTTTTATTTGCTACACTGTTAGCATCCTACAATCATACATCGTTTGTCATAGCAATTGACATCACTTATATAGTTATATAAAATAACCAATTTAAAGTAGGTTAAGAAAATCTTAAATTGATCTTACCCGCTCAGCAATGCTGTGTGGATCCGTGGCCTGGCCTCTTCTTGCCCTTACTCTTGGACGAACTGCCGGAGGATGAGACATCGCAGGAACTGCATTATGAATTGGCTGTCCTTGAAAACCCTACAAAATCATTTACCAATCAAACACCGGACAACAAGCTAACACCGAAACAAATAGCTTCATTAAGGCAAAAACTAAGCTGAACTATCAatacaaaaacacaaaaaaatagcAAGAAGTGTCATAATTCCGTTTGTTTTTTAGACATGATTTCTTCGAAACATTCCTTCTTTGTATAGATCCGGATGCTATTGTTAAAAATCTAAGACTTACATTAATACAAATCTTTACATATCATGAAAATGCAAGTCTAAACATCACCTCCAATGTAAAGTACACTCCCTAAAAGAACAAAACCTTCACTCCACAAAAACCTATAATAACTAAAGTTCAAACTCCTAAATCCCAACATACGGACATAACCCCTCAAATTCAGTCAAAATTACGTAAAATCAAAGCATTACGAGATTAATCCTAtcattttaattttttctttCCTTCATTACCCTGAACAAATCAATAAGCTATTCTCAAAAAACCGGAGTCAAAACAACATTGAAAACAATTACCCTCCAGTTCTAAAACATTTCTAAACAATATATACACTAAACGGATGAAACGTGCAAATAACTGTTCTCCAGAAAAAATTGTTCTCGGGCACAAACCTATACAATAGCGGAACCAGGATCATAAAACATCCGGGCCTAAAACGCATATCTATACAAAATACGCTTCATTTTCCAAAA carries:
- the LOC141689389 gene encoding uncharacterized protein LOC141689389, which gives rise to MRKPQEPVGDDEPINPIVHQVVRNNQTYELRIHNGTGRSIGTLVPGTPGPGELISRSGSGRLRSLGKSLGKNDSFRRRIFSSGFSAVNRKRRVGLKSQPSTFPCRKCGETFFKLQDVEAHHLSKHAVTELAEGESTRNIVQIICISSMLKSNNLDCDIERILKVHNLQKTINKFEEYRERVKLKASELSKEHPRCLADGNELLRFHGTTIGCLLGINGSSSLCLSESCGVCQILRNGFLSDKDEDDDCAGVFTASSSEKALASVNMVESNNVDSRKALIVCRVIGGMVHIPLENIEETDDQQEFDSLAGKEDLDSNIQELYIMNPRAILPCFVIICKP
- the LOC141689390 gene encoding transcription factor UNE12-like, with product MSNNPGDGGAGDDFLEQILGFPVYAGADSNLAGNEVPMMLQLNSGDRAGGGDGGGGGFEFPLGLSLEQGKGSNEYFKMDHEEVEASGSGKRFRSDDVVVDSRGAPVIRTGFQGQPIHNAVPAMSHPPAVRPRVRARRGQATDPHSIAERLRRERIAERIRALQELVPSVNKTDRAVMLDEIVDYVKFLRLQVKVLSMSRLGGAGAVAPLFTDTPISSVEEEGSESGGNQPAWEKWSNDGTEQQVAKLMDENVGAAMQFLQSKALCIMPISLATAIYHTQPPDSTTTHVKPEANPSL